The genomic window aggggcctttgtagtgattctcaagtgtctttgccccaggcggaattccactgcccttatcaggggccggggtgagtaatccactcaggtttgctttcaggagcttttgttccctgagtgctttccgtagagttccggaggaccgGGAATataaatggtggcctcctggtctccggccaggaGGGGCCGATAGCCCGGGTCCCCACTCCACAGTGCGCcctcagaaaacagcgcccagtaactcccgtctgcctgacctctggccgcccTCCAAGCCTACGGAGCCTGCGatcagttcaaggtaacaccgagcagTGAGCTTaatgtcggctctgtctctgtagctggctttcccattccaatacccgcaagctctgcaacactcagacacccctgatccttctgtgaccctgcgggacctgaggccacactgaccccgcgtgggcttcactccGGTTTAgcctggagcaatgtccctcagcggaacagacttttaaaagtcctgaattTGTGCACCGTTGCttctgcttgccgggagccggcccctccccccggggtctatcttcccgtcgctttggattcacttcaccgccggtcctaccttccagaaagtggttgtttttctgtttccagaattgctgttcttcttctcttcgatctgctgatggattttcaggtgtttgcaatctttagataagctatctagctgatctcctgctagctgaagtagtctcagcctgctacttctctgccatcttgactcctcctgccaataaattcattttttaaaaaatatataaactagaCCAAAAGTGAGGAATTTATACtagtgaatttgaaaaaaaaaaaaaacattgaaaacaaaacaaatgaaaactgtTACTGTAAGTAGAAACTCAAATCAATTAAATAAgttcaaataaattcaaaagccAGTTCTTTGAAAGAGCAGAGATAAACCCCACCTCAATGAATGTGATGAGTAAAAATCAGAAATGCCccatattttattagattttggACGAtgacataagaaaacaaaataatcatgATATATAtaggaaacaataaaaacaatggcatttccttgattttaaagtattattcatattttcttttctgaaattcagaCATTTCATACAATGGATGCATCTACCATTGTTCATAGGCTAATTGTCAACATTATCTTTTCAATGGTGATAATTAGTATAATGGCATGCTTTACAATTGATGTTGTCTTAAATTTGATGAAAtttgatatatctttttttatattgagGGCATTACATACAAGAAAAACTCAAGTAACTAATAGGAAACTAATGGAACTAGTAAGGTAATTTGGTATTGTAgctgaaaaaatggaaaatgttttaaaaagaagtagaCTGTAATAGCAAAAAACAATAGGAAATCAATGAGCAAATGTTATTTTGGTCATAAAATGTTATCTTGGTTTAATTACCAAGAGAATAAATTTAACATAGAAGtgcagtatatatataaataaagtataaaatctcttaaaagaatataaaatttaattagaacaaaagaaagacaGCCAATATTCCAGGCTGGAAAATTTTAGTATAAGCATGTGTCTGTGTGAATGCATAGATTATTTTTGTATtgcagaatatttattttcatataatcactgaacatataaaatattaaaggaaacaaATTTTAATGAAGGTTATCTGAAGCAAAAACTAAACAATGTAATTAGAAAGAAGAATAGGTAGaatgagacaaaggaaaaaatcaaaataaatcacTTATCATATAATCCCACTTATATATGAAGGTTTTGGTATATATACATTTgggtgaaaataaaatttctttcaaacaGATTTTCATCTACAAAAGGGTAGAATATTAAATGTCTATtaccaagcaaaaaaaaaatacattgcagTGTATTTTGTTAACTGCtgatcaataaaaaataaaatgcaaaaaagaaaacctctctgAATGTATAAATGCTACATATTATGCACATGGTTATCTCAAGTGACACAGTAAAAATACTTAGACAAAATCCAGCACCCTTTTGTGATAAAGACACTTGAAAGACTGGAATAGAAGGTAacttcctcaacttcataaaagcaTCTTCAGGTAACCCATAGTTAATGGTGAAAGATTGAATGTTTTCTCCCTAAGATCAGTAACAAAAGGATATCTgctttcaccacttctattcaacattgtactagaggtttttttttttccccagggtaattagaggaagaaagaaagaaaagaaaaaagacagtaaaTGAAGAAGGGACATATTTAGTATATAGAAAATCCACAAacaactattagaactaataaatgcagCCAGTTTGCAGTATATAAGATCAATAAcaaaaattagttgcatttctatacactagcaaagattttaaaacatcaaattttCCAAAGCTACAGGAAATTCCTTTGTACTAGCCTTTCTTTTTAGCGATGGAAAGTGAAAGGAAATATTTCCTGGGCTTATGACAGCACATCTATCTTGAGGAAGTTTATGCAATTGATTAAGTCACAAAGATTCTGTAACTGTGGCCATGGACTCAATCAGCAGTGAGTAGAAGCTGTCATGCGGATTTTCAACATTACATTTATTCTCAAATTTGTAGCTGTAAGAATAATTGTAGATAAACATCGAGAGTTTACAATTAATTGCtagaagtataaataaatatgatcaaTTCTGTCCTTTCAGTTATATTATCTTTTGGTGATAATTGGGTCATATTGTTTCTGGGAAATGGATTTTCCCTGACTGTATAAAGCTTGGAGATGTTGAGTTTTAATATGGATAtttacaaaatgttatttttaaaatgtattactttGGGATAGCTTATAGTCATCGATCATCTGTATGTACCAATAAATAGGAAGTCATCCAAAAGTAGCATAATTTGAGAGACATGAAGATGCACtgctcaatgaaaaaaaaaaaaaaaaaaacacttaacaaCTTGGCCCACATTGCATTATCTTAttagaaatcaaattttaaaaccttttacaTATCATACAAACAGCAATCAGTCAATAAAAATTCAGATCAATTATACTTAACATGTGCATTGTAATGTCAGAGTTCTTATAGAAGTATAGTTTTAATGACTGGAAGAAAAATGATTCTCAGAGTCAGTTGGGTTGTATTCATTTTCAGAGAAGCCCACAAGTCTTTGTACATTGGGAAGAATAGAttcagggatggggtggctgcaGAAATGGTCCTCACTGTGATGAATTGATCATTTCTATGAAGAAATGATCAATTGTAAATGTTAGAGGAGTGGACCTACATCTATGGGAGCATTACAGCTCTCAAGCAAACCATGATCAAGTCCATGCCCCTTGTCTTTGATAGGGACTGTCATCCCTGGGATTCAACTCTGGCATTTAGGCACATGATCAGAGGTGGTACTGGCCCTGTCTCAATATGGAGAAAATATTATAAAGCAATATAGCAAAACATTTCACCTAGTAAATGAACTGGAGCCTACAGTTAAAATTGTAGGAAATATACTATTTTGGGAAACCctgatttcattttgaaaatattttaaaagccagcattggtgtggtacataaacaatgaattctggtacacttgaaaagaaatgtaaaaaaaaaaaaaaaaaaaaaagaaagctaacatAGTTTTTAGTTCCTGTTAgttgaggggggaaaaatctaAACATAATGTCATAAATTTAGAATTTCAAAGACCCTGGCTTCTGGGTTTAATATCCCACTGAGAGATTAATCAAGACAGGAAAACCAGAATCAGTAAACATACAATTACTCCTTATGAACATACTACTATTCCTCTGATTGACAGGTAAGGCAAAGAGAAGGCAATTACTACTTTTTTCAGAAGtgaatataatgaatataatcaGAGTAGTGCTTCTTCATAATAAGACTTACTACactagccagaaaaaaaaaaaatcttcaaaaacactCAGAATATaggaaattaaataagtaaattcaatATCCTAGCACTTTTAGCTATATCCCAAATAAGAATAATGTAGCTTCGGGTAGAAAATTCGACTTAAAATTTTTACTAATAAGgacttgatttggctcaggtcatgatctcagaatcatgagatggagctcctCACGCAGTACAGTGTTTGCTagtccttctccctttcttcttcctctctccccttctatctctctcttcctctctccgtttctctctcaaataaataaataaatcttttaaaaaaaaagttgcctgaAAATTTTTTAGGTGTTGAATATATATGGAACTGTGTTACTTATAGATGCTATTCTAGATAAAAAGCACCACATTAGCCTGAAAATAATGTACATTTTCAGGGTGATACTGGAATAGGAGAAAGAATTTATTACATTGAATGACATCCAATCCACATATCATAATTTCATTGGGTTCCATTCTACATAGATGTCTTCTACTATTTTATATCAAAAGATGGGGTCTTTAATAAACTTTGGTAAACATGGTTTTATTAGAACAACAGgggtggggcatctggatggttcagttgtcTGAGCAACTTggtttcagttctggtcatgatctcagggtcatgaaatcaagccccgtgtcagactttgcactcaggagggagtctgcttgagattctttccctccccctctgtctttgccttccccactgaaataaataaacggaaaattttataaaaagaacaatGGGGTCAATGTATGATTACAATGTGGTAAAGAATAATGGAGGGtgaataacaaaaggaaaattactgTGAATAAGAACAAATAGGGAGCATATAGTTATAACAAGCTAGGCACTTTCTAAGTTTCAGATATGTagaatttagttttttttaaatggcatataaaggacattattattatttccacttcacAGATGACAAGACCGAGTAAGAGTGAAAGTAAATAGTGCTTGTGGAatgtgattaatattttaaatctgattttttttttttttacttaatgatATCGGAACCAAGATGTTGGAATGTTTAAATCTTAGCCaaacaaattaaaagtaaaaataaaaaaatcgtGATGCTGTCATACAATCCTGTGAATGTCACACCCAACATATCTTAACATTTCAAACAACAAATTTCTCACCAATAGCAATAGACAATGACCATAAAGTTTAGACAAAAAATtcatgaggaagagagaggaaaagaaatgagtCAGGAAAAAGTTGTTTAGAGAATAAAACATGGGTTCAAAAATTAGAATAATGCTAAATCTCAAAATCTTAAGTAATGGATACAGAAAGCCCATAACTATTTGCAGATATTTGCATTTTACCAGTAAccaaactacaaagaaaaattaagactttAGAAGTTTAACTTTAGGATATATCTTCAGTCAgcagtaaaatataaatacaagtaATTCTAACCCAATgtgcagataaaaataaaacataaattgggAATAAATGAATCATGATTTGTCATTAGAGTGCTCTATAAATAAAGTAATCTGATTTTCTTAATATACCTTGAAATTATCTAAATGTACCACTGTGGAAACTAATggcctttataattttttttttttaattttaaaaagttgttgatTCACAATTTCAGAAGCTTTCCTGGTGAAATCTAAAACTGGTCCCATTACACAAAGGGCAAGGAGGGATCAAAAGATGCAGGCTACTCCAGACTGATAAACTGTAGTTTCAACAATCAggagaatatattatatatggggCTTGTCATCAGTGGCTTCAAGTTGAttaaatctctacacccatctcCTCCAGAATGTAGTTTATGTAGGAGCTTTAGCTGGGTTTAATCACATACTGTCTAGATGATTTCAATGACACACTGCTCTCTCAAGACTGTGTCCTCCAAAATGGCTCCCACCATGGGAACAGTGGGCTATCtgtatatatcaaatcatcacagtTTATATATCATCAAATGTTTTGGTTTgactttttggttttggtttcaagGCTTTTggggattatttattttgttttttgtttgtttttttttttttttttttttttttggtgagaacatttaagttctactctcaaCAAATTTTAgttatacaatacagtgttattaaaTATAGTCACCATGTCATACATTTGATCTTCAGACTTTATTCACCGTATAGTTCCTATGCTTTTACCAAACTCTGCCTATTTTCCTCATCCCCCAGTCCCAGCAACAACTTTCCTACactctgttactgatttttttttatgtttttagattccacatataagtgatatcatgcaatatttatctttctttgtctaacttatcttgcttagcataatgcctctaagtaccatccatgttgtcacaaaaggcaggatttccttcttccctatggttgaataatattctattgtacatatacacactacatcttctttatccactcatatATTGATAACCTtataggttgtttccatatcccagctattatgaataaggctgcAACAAAAATACAACTCATGTATCTCTTCAatccctgttttcatttcctttggatatataccttgAATAGGGATTTCTGGATCTTATGCtagtactatttttatttttattttttttaagattttatttatttatttgaaagagatcacaaataggcagagaggcaggcagggagagaggaggaagcaggctccttgctgagcagagagccgatgcagggcttgatcccaggaccctgggatcatgacctgaggtgaaggcagaggctttaacccactgagccacccaggcaccctagtgctatttttaaatttttgaggaacctctatactatttccacagtggctgcaccaatttacattctcaacaACAGTGCAAAGGATTCTCTTTCCTCCATATTTTACAACAATTTTTATCTCCTGCATTTTTGATAACCGCCATTGTAGCAGGCGTCAAGTAATATcccattctggttttgatttgcattgccatgatgattagtgatgctgaacaccTTTTTGTGTACCTTCTGGCTATTTgtgtgtctttggaaaaatatctattctgaTCTTCTACCCCTTgcccaattttaattttatttgttttgttttgttttttttcttttttgctattgagttgtatgagttctttatattattttggatactaatctcttatcagataaatgatttccaaatattttctcccattcagtagggaGCCCTtacactttgttgatggtttacTAAGCTGggtaaaagtttttttgtttaatgtagacccacttgtttatttttctttgtttcttcactttAAGGGTCAAATCCAAAACTACTGCCAAGACTGGTATCAAAGATATCAAGACTGATACCTCCTATGTGTTCTTCAGGGAATTTTATGGTTctaggtcttacattcaagtctgtAGCCCATTtcaagttgatttttgtgtatggttgaattattttatatgtagctgtccagttttcccaacagcatttattgaagagtctttCCTTTTCCTAGTGTATGTTCTTGGttcttttgtcataaattaatagaCCATGGCAGCATGGTCTATTTTAAGAACATGGATCTATAGTAATTTGATTCTAAGAGCTGAAggaacattaagatattgaacaTAAGTTAATAACAATAAATGATTCAAATATAATGATATGTATATTAATCTAGAATATGTTTAGAAGAACACAGATGTATATGTCCAAATATAACAATTATGTtactaatgtttatttttaaatcatacctATAGGTATATTgatatatttggggggaaaagacTGGAGTTTTGATGCTATAATTAAGCACTGTGGGTTATAtggttttacatatttttcctttttcttgtccaAGTATAACTTCccaaatataatttatgtatttaaattttccaaatataatttatgtaacaAATCAGTAAATGAAGAATGTGGTTTTTTTATGACCCTTCCTTGTGCTGTCTCTCAGTTTATGTGATATGACAGCAAAAGGAGCTAAAGTTGTTTTATAACCAGATTTTTCTGTTGTCCTATGCCTATTATCTGCTGCTGCACCCTCCTGTCTCCAAGGACACTGTCTCCAAAGAAGCCACAGTTAGTGTACTTTTTTTAACCccaattttatttatcagaagATTCATTAATGACTCTGTTCTTCAGTCATCAGGAACTTTTTGTTTATTAACTTAGTTGCATTCTTATCAGATAACCCAAATGCCAAGTTAGATATAGCAATTGTGCTCACAACCCTGATAGGTCAAAATTGCAATTTTCTTGAAACTGGAGAAGGTTACTGACATTCCACAGCCTtgtactgtattattttttgtttgtttttttaaatcccttttgTGAGGGGGATTTTAATAGCAAACAAGGAATTCCATGTAACTGGTTGAAGATGGATACTACTGTGCATCTTGGAGTTGTGAATGTGACAGTGGATTCATAAGCAAAAGTGGCCAGAATTCAGATAAAAATCTTCACCTCAACTACCATCTTCAGTTTAGGAGTTTTAAAGCTTCATGTATTTCAACAACCAGCAGAAACTATGATTCACAGTCATAACAGTAAGTGAGGAAAAGTGTCATTTTAGTTATATTTACTTTCATGTCACCTGAGTTTTATTATGCTCTAAAAAAAGCATGTTTtacctatcttttaaaaattataaatgagagtGATACATAAAAGTAATTTTCTGAGAGACTTTTATGTACAAGAATATACTGacatttaaaaggattaaaatttGATAGCTATCCAGAAATATATTACCTGTATCATCAATATCAccaaaaaataagatatatattcACATAATTGTATAAACATACCCTTACTTTCTCAGAAAAATGACACACCAACCAAAGTTTCATCCTCATTAGAGATCCTTAAACCCACATCAAACATGTTTTGAAGGCAGAATAACAAAAACCAATTAGCCACATTTCACTGAGTCTTTTTTAAGCCTTGTATTATACCTTATGACacctcagattaaaaaaaaaaaactttttagagTATAAAATAATATCCTATGGAGATAGGGCTGAGTACATTTAGTCAATACCATGGTGTATGCATTGCTGAGAAATTAGAAACTGGGTTGGAGGAAGGTAAGAGATGGGGTGCAGAAATTTTTCTCCCACATTACCAATTTGATTTACTGCAGTAGTTGAATGCATCTCTTGATTCCCTTAGAGTGTTTGGTCATGTCAACCATGAGCTTAGTtcagttctttcttctgtttgatATCATCGTCCTGAGGCCTTAATTGGTTTTGCTCCTTAGTCAGAGCCAACCCTGTTTTACATCAGTAAAACAATACCCTAGTGataagcactgagtgttatatgcaactaatgaatcattgaacactacaacaaaaattaatgttgtactatacagtggctaactgaacaaaattaatttttaaaaatacattagttTACATGGGAAAGTGAGTAGTCTGCATATAAGTAAATTGGGGTCTCCAGGGGAAACTTGTAATAATTGAATATAATTCACTGCAGTAGGAAATTTCAAACCTAGAGACACtaactttaaatgaaaatatttgagtcTTCACTAATTAACTGTCAATGCCTTAAAACAATCTGTGGAAGATCTAATAACAGAAACTCAATCAAAAAATTTCATTCCCTCTGGAATTAATATCTTGCTTCCCATGCCAAAAATTGCATCAACAGAATTTTACTAGAAGATAGGGCAAAGAGAAGGCAGTTTATCTTCTATCCTCTATGAAAgtaataaacaaaagcaaaaaaaaaaaaataaaataaataaaaaaaccttgatcttctttaaaagtaaaaaaaaaaaaaacaaaaaaaaaacaaaaaacaaattccaaTAATAGATTCCAATAGAAAATTTCAATGAACAAAATTATTATCAAAGTGCTTTGAATTAGAAAtccaaataggaaaatatttgcataggTGTCTGGAAAGCACACTATAATTAAATTCACTTAGAAACATTAGATGGCTGACAATGTATATAGAGCTGTGTTAACTGTATGGTGAAAAAAACACATTATGGTCTTCACAAATTAGATTCTCTTTTGAGTGTTAAAAATAGTAGAAAGCATTGTTTTCTATGGGAACACGGTGATGAGGTTGAAAGACAGCATAGTCATTAGACTTTTAGGAAACTCCATAGGGCTTAAGGATGAATACAAATTACTCAGTGAGTTGAAGACAGAACAGATGTTTCATGAGAAATGTTTACTAAAATACTGATCACATGGaatgtgttcaataaatgtaGTCTATTATCCTTCTTGAAAAAGACATATTAAGATGAGgcggaagagagagggagattatATTTCATTTGTGATACAGGGGATTTGAAGTCCATgtgaaatatccaaataaatgtTAGGTTGCATCtgagaatgagaaagaacaaTTATAAACTAAAGATACAGATTACGTGAAGACCACTTGAAGTATTTCAAAACATAGGAACTGATGCAACTACATAGGAAATATTACGGCAAGAAAtgaagggaaatgaagaaaacactTTATATACAAGGATcagaaaatatataacatttgtaaTATCTTTGAAGCTGATCAAAGCACTTTGATCAGCACTGTAATATCTTTGAAGCTGATCAGAGCACTTTTTGAAAGTATAAAAGTATCCCATGCAAAGTATACTGCACATTAAAACATTATATATTCTGCTCCACTGTGAATTATAGGTGATTACTTAGGGACATACAAATCTTAGAGAGAGAGGTCaagacactgtgtgtgtgtatatgggtgagtGTGTGTAACTGCATGCACGATGAAGTTTAGAGATATGCATAGGAGAAAACTTGTATGCAATaaacaaagacagaaagcaaaatTCTTTAATCATAGAGCTGGAACAGAGACTTCAAGTGACTACAGAATATGCATTAAACCCAACGTTTCTGACATATTAGTACTTTAAGAAGGAACAATATGTCAAGCAAATACATCAAAGAATTCTTGAAAATCAAAAACATCTTTCTCCTATGAAATGAGAGACCCATAAGAGTGAAAAGTAGTCCATTACAGAGTGTACACTTAAAttgcaaacatttttaataataataaataaaaacctgactATGATTATCGCCGTCCAGCAGCGATAATAATGACCCTCCGTCTGGTTGGGTTTCAAAAAAATAAGAGCGCTTTATTTCATATGGCCATCGCTTATATAGGAGAGCTAAGCCAATCAGCATAGACAGCGATATGCATCCACCAATCTTAAGCTTGTTACCAAGTACCCACAGCATAGCAATAGTTCAACAGCCAATAGGTAGTACTTCCTGTTTACAATCAGTCACTCTAGACACACCTTCTGGCAAATCTCCAGGCGCCATTTTGCAAAGCACTGTGGTTGACGGATCTCCGAGCCCCTGAAGCATCCGCCCTCGACATATGATAGAGTTCATATTGTTAAAATAATCTATAATAAAATGTCTCAATGTtacatgcatatttaaaatattatcatgAATCAGTGATGAGAAATGGTACAGTAACAACATTCATTCTGCTGGGACTGATAGATGACCCTCCACtgcaggttttaatttttatctttctcttcctcacttATATGTTGAGTATAATTGGGAACTTGACAATCATCTGCCTCATCTTATTGGATTCCCACCTTAAAACTGCCATGTACTATCTCCTACAAAATTTCTCCTTCTTAGAGATCTCATTCACATCTGCTTGTATTCCAAGGTATTTATATAACATAGCAACAGGTGACAGGGTCATTACTTACAATGCCTGTGCCAGTCAGGTATTTTTTACTGATTTCTTTGGTATAACTGAATTTTTTCTGTTGGCTGCCATGTTCTATGAATGttatgtggccatctgcaaacccTTACATTATGTGACTGTCATGATTAGTACTGTCTGCAGAAGATGTGTTTTTGGTGTTGGGTAGCTGGTCTGTTGATTATAATCCCCCCACTTAGCTTAGGCCTAAATCTGGAATTCTGTGATTCTAATACCATTGATTATTTTATCC from Mustela lutreola isolate mMusLut2 chromosome 8, mMusLut2.pri, whole genome shotgun sequence includes these protein-coding regions:
- the LOC131837884 gene encoding LOW QUALITY PROTEIN: olfactory receptor 6C2-like (The sequence of the model RefSeq protein was modified relative to this genomic sequence to represent the inferred CDS: inserted 1 base in 1 codon); its protein translation is MRNGTVTTFILLGLIDDPPLQVLIFIFLFLTYMLSIIGNLTIICLILLDSHLKTAMYYLLQNFSFLEISFTSACIPRYLYNIATGDRVITYNACASQVFFTDFFGITEFFLLAAMFYECYVAICKPLHYVTVMISTVCRRCVFXCWVAGLLIIIPPLSLGLNLEFCDSNTIDYFIRDASSLLKISCSNTWFMEQTVIICAVLTLLMTLTCVVLSYIYIIKTILGFPSDQQKKKKAFSTCSSHMIVVSITYGSCIFIYIKPSAKESVVINKGVMVLTTSTAPVLNPFIYTLRNKQVKQAFNNSLKKIVIFSRK